Proteins encoded within one genomic window of Komagataella phaffii GS115 chromosome 3, complete sequence:
- a CDS encoding Putative alanine transaminase (glutamic pyruvic transaminase): MRVNKFIRPCRHMSSTTVVSLGLKIKPDFQPAPKLTVTDLNPHTVNAKYAVRGKIPTKAELLRNQLNDVDHKLPFTKIISANIGNPQQLDQKPLTFYRQILALLQYPPLLDDPRVASIFPKDIIERARSLLKQIGSVGAYSQSQGVPSIRQSIADFISRRDGHPCARKELIYLTTGASTAVTYLLTLLGQNEKTGFLIPIPQYPLYTATLTLNNRTALPYYLNEEDNWSIECDEIESIILDSKAKGIDPRCLIVINPGNPTGAILSYEAIEDILNVCAKYGLVVIADEVYQENIFDGKFISVRKVLLDLLQGPKADLYKNIQLASLHSTSKGISGECGQRGGYMELIGFDESVLEQITKLSSISLCPVVTGQALVELMINPPKEGDESYKLYYDETRAIHDSLAERATKLYDAFNSMEGVVCRKPQGAMYCFPKITIPEKAIKTAKELDFEPDEFYCNELLETTGICAVPGSGFGQKPGTYHIRTTFLAPGSEWINDWVVFHKKFMQKYK; encoded by the coding sequence ATGAGAGTTAATAAATTTATTCGTCCTTGTCGTCATATGTCTTCGACAACTGTTGTTTCGTTGGGGCTGAAGATCAAACCAGATTTTCAGCCCGCACCAAAGTTGACCGTCACTGATTTGAACCCTCATACAGTCAATGCCAAATATGCCGTAAGAGGAAAAATTCCTACTAAGGCAGAACTTTTAAGAAATCAGCTTAACGATGTAGACCATAAATTGCCTTTCACCAAAATTATTAGTGCCAACATTGGTAATCCACAGCAATTAGACCAAAAGCCATTAACATTCTACAGACAAATCCTGGCCCTGCTGCAGTACCCGCCCTTGTTGGACGATCCTCGTGTTGCTTCAATTTTCCCCAAGGATATTATTGAGCGTGCTAGAAGCTTATTGAAACAAATTGGTTCCGTGGGTGCCTACTCCCAATCTCAAGGTGTCCCTTCTATCAGACAGTCTATCGCGGACTTCATCAGCAGAAGAGACGGCCATCCTTGTGCCAGGAAAGAGCTAATATATCTTACCACCGGTGCATCCACCGCTGTCACTTATCTGTTAACTCTACTGGGACAAAATGAGAAGACCGGTTTCTTGATTCCGATTCCTCAATATCCTCTCTATACTGCCACACTGACCCTCAACAACCGTACCGCATTGCCATACTACTTGAACGAGGAAGACAACTGGTCCATCGAGTGCGATGAAATAGAGTCCATTATTCTGGATTCCAAAGCTAAAGGAATCGACCCTCGTTGCCTGATAGTAATCAATCCTGGAAACCCCACTGGTGCCATTCTTTCCTATGAAGCCATTGAGGATATCTTGAATGTTTGTGCCAAGTATGGTTTGGTTGTTATTGCCGATGAAGTGTATCAGGAAAACATTTTTGACGGTAAGTTCATTTCCGTTAGAAAAGTGTTGCTAGATCTATTACAAGGCCCAAAGGCCGACTTGTATAAGAACATCCAGTTGGCATCGTTGCATTCGACCTCCAAGGGTATTTCTGGAGAATGTGGGCAAAGAGGTGGCTATATGGAACTCATAGGTTTCGACGAATCTGTGTTAGAACAGATCACCAAGCTTTCTTCTATTTCTCTGTGCCCAGTGGTGACAGGCCAAGCTCTGGTAGAACTAATGATTAACCCGCCCAAGGAAGGAGATGAATCTTACAAACTGTATTACGATGAGACCCGTGCTATTCACGATTCCCTAGCCGAAAGGGCCACGAAATTGTACGATGCGTTCAACAGCATGGAGGGTGTTGTTTGCCGCAAACCCCAAGGGGCCATGTATTGTTTCCCCAAAATCACTATTCCTGAGAAGGCGATCAAGACCGCCAAGGAGCTTGACTTTGAACCTGATGAATTTTACTGCAATGAATTGTTAGAGACTACTGGTATTTGTGCTGTTCCAGGCTCCGGATTTGGACAGAAGCCGGGAACATATCACATTAGAACAACTTTCCTTGCTCCAGGGTCCGAGTGGATCAACGACTGGGTCGTCTTCCACAAGAAGTTCATGCAAAAGTATAAATGA
- a CDS encoding uncharacterized protein (Putative chaperone, homolog of E. coli DnaJ, closely related to Ydj1p) → MSSLYEILGVDPSATQEDIKRAYRKLALKHHPDKVEESVRVESEALFKEISTAYEILSDEVKRSQYDIYGDTDGVPNRNGPGSGGVPGFGFDFDDANPYGADEKTPDAVMEMEISLHDLYKGKVIKVSSTRSTICSKCSGSRLRKNADSNSMMKCMFCHGSGMKRAMRPVQNGWAIEEYIDCSHCDGSGLRIQSKFKCKKCSGSGCVEESKILEFNIPRGAASEGEIILEGESDEKPNYKPGNVILKYTTKAHEYLERKGNDLYTTWKLPLCDCLTGFDYKPSIKTLDGRFLMVNSPTGKVITPTTVLKVPNEGMPILDQGRNWLFKQNPKGDLYIKIEIEFPKDNWFIERNEITKLRLLLSHDSSFPKTEISEGDLNNAIYAANIEFQ, encoded by the exons ATGTCCAGCTTGTATGAGATACTGGGAGTAGATCCCAGTGCAACGCAAGAAGATATCAAGAGGGCATACAGGAAACTAGCTTTGAAACATCATCCGGACAAAGTCGAAGAATCAGTCAGAGTAGAGAGTGAAGCTTTATTCAAGGAAATATCAACGGCTTATGAAATACTGAGTGACGAAGTGAAAAGAAGTCAATACGATATATATGGTGACACGGATGGTGTGCCAAATAGAAATGGCCCTGGTTCTGGGGGTGTTCCTGGGTTTGGGTTCGACTTTGACGATGCGAATCCTTATGGAGCTGACga aaagactCCAGATGCAGTTATGGAGATGGAAATATCCCTTCATGATTTATATAAAGGCAAGGTAATCAAAGTCTCCTCTACAAGATCTACCATCTGTTCCAAATGTTCAGGTAGTCGACTGAGAAAAAATGCAGATTCAAATAGTATGATGAAATGCATGTTTTGTCACGGTTCTGGTATGAAGAGAGCAATGAGACCAGTTCAAAATGGTTGGGCCATTGAAGAGTATATTGATTGTTCTCATTGTGATGGGTCGGGGCTCCGTATTCAGTCTAAATTCAAGTGCAAGAAATGTTCAGGTTCAGGATGTGTCGAGGAAAGCAAGATACTAGAATTCAACATTCCTAGAGGAGCTGCTAGTGAAGGCGAAATCATACTGGAAGGAGAGTCTGACGAAAAACCAAACTATAAACCTGGAAATGTTATATTAAAATACACTACCAAGGCTCATGAGTACTTGGAGAGAAAAGGTAACGATCTTTACACAACTTGGAAATTGCCATTATGTGATTGTCTAACGGGATTTGACTACAAGCCCTCCATAAAAACTTTAGATGGCCGCTTTTTGATGGTCAATTCTCCCACAGGTAAGGTTATAACACCGACTACAGTTTTGAAGGTTCCCAACGAAGGAATGCCAATCTTAGaccaaggaagaaactGGCTCTTCAAACAAAACCCCAAAGGTGATCTGTACATAAAAATTGAGATTGAATTTCCAAAGGACAATTGGTTCATAGAAAGAAATGAGATTACAAAGTTAAGGCTTCTTTTGTCCCATGATTCATCCTTCCCAAAGACTGAGATTTCTGAAGGAGATCTCAATAATGCCATTTATGCTGCTAATATTGAATTCCAATAA
- a CDS encoding Conserved phosphoesterase domain-containing protein — protein MLSNRRFIKQLANWVTAITILINIYLYTYPSFNSERCSWSTTEVRTGSLTNWEGLVLQIPYFGDIFQQYFLDESKLEDNSDDIKILALGDPQINGNWPNTPYIKRLDNFGNDYYLGHIYRTMKRRLLPSHVAVMGDLFSSQWISDSEYYNRTRRYMTRLFPQPEQHTLDAMNFVDKHEDVDWRSFYGWMNGNLNDGSFLREEEYAYYDIYDWTEPRIKGEPLFINITGNHDVGYGDTTYQHLARYRKLFGKDNYFIEYDNDTDHPWRIVVLNSLALDGPLLQPEFQKYTWQFVEMLSKQNYPGQTILMTHIPFYKREGLCIDGPFVEYFTEENALEDYRIGLLKSENHLQYETSQKVLNAVFQSGKPGIVLTGHDHEGCENFYSKDENNVWVADKTVKNKNFYIKEATVRAMMGDFDGHAGIMTGHLNKSTGLWEWDYSTCPFSVQHVWWVGQVGIALSILLQSIGFLI, from the coding sequence ATGTTGTCAAATAGAAGATTTATCAAACAACTAGCCAATTGGGTGACAGCTATCACTATACTGATTAACATATATCTCTATACTTATCCAAGTTTCAATTCCGAAAGATGCTCATGGTCTACGACCGAAGTTAGAACAGGATCCTTAACAAACTGGGAAGGTTTGGTTCTCCAAATCCCCTATTTTGGCGATATTTTCCAGCAATATTTTCTAGATGAgtccaagttggaagacAACTCTGATGATATCAAGATACTGGCGCTTGGCGATCCTCAAATAAACGGCAATTGGCCTAATACTCCTTATATCAAAAGACTAGATAACTTTGGTAATGACTACTATCTGGGCCATATCTACAGAACTATGAAAAGGCGGCTACTTCCATCCCACGTTGCGGTTATGGGTGATTTGTTTTCCTCCCAATGGATCAGTGATTCAGAATACTACAATAGAACGAGAAGGTATATGACGCGTTTGTTTCCGCAACCTGAGCAACACACGCTGGATGCCATGAATTTTGTAGACAAGCATGAGGACGTCGATTGGAGAAGCTTTTATGGATGGATGAACGGTAACTTAAATGACGGAAGCTTCCTGCGAGAGGAAGAGTATGCTTATTATGACATATACGACTGGACCGAGCCTCGTATCAAGGGTGAACCTCTATTTATCAACATAACTGGAAACCATGATGTTGGGTATGGTGATACAACCTACCAACATCTAGCCAGATATAGGAAATTGTTTGGTAAAGATAACTATTTCATTGAGTACGACAACGACACTGACCATCCTTGGAGAATCGTGGTTCTTAATTCTTTGGCTCTGGATGGACCACTATTACAACCagagtttcaaaagtaCACTTGGCAGTTTGTTGAAATGCTCTCAAAACAAAATTATCCTGGACAAACCATTCTAATGACACACATCCCATTCTATAAGAGAGAAGGTTTATGTATTGACGGTCCGTTTGTGGAATATTTTACTGAGGAAAATGCATTGGAAGACTATAGGATCGGGCTACTCAAATCAgaaaatcatcttcaatatGAGACTTCTCAGAAAGTATTGAATGCTGTCTTTCAAAGTGGCAAACCAGGAATTGTACTCACTGGCCATGATCATGAAGGTTGTGAGAACTTCTATTCCAAGGATGAAAACAACGTTTGGGTTGCAGATAAGACTGTAAAGAACAAGAATTTCTACATTAAAGAAGCTACTGTGAGAGCCATGATGGGTGATTTTGATGGTCATGCTGGAATCATGACTGGTCATCTCAACAAATCAACCGGTCTGTGGGAGTGGGATTACAGTACCTGCCCGTTCTCTGTACAGCATGTCTGGTGGGTGGGTCAAGTCGGAATTGCTCTCTCTATTCTGTTGCAGTCGATTGGATTTCTCATATAA